From Bacillus basilensis, a single genomic window includes:
- a CDS encoding non-ribosomal peptide synthetase, whose translation MHIKDRSSIHENKEVEAFWKEQLSSEVLDFSVFNSDYQLNKETPCEYVQVIVNAEFSKSIQKISKSQDLLLFSWFQAALRVCLAHYTDQERITIGIPIIEKNLEQSENLNKLIPLGSEIHPHHTFKQLVNEIEQTTLFGYENQEYPLSELLVKHNLTPFQIVIGMEGLHNENSLEEYAENNLALWIRRKWNEIHNEFEFQISCKSHSFSSLQQFANSYCYVLKQVSQKPNLAVKDICIIAEEEKELLEGLNTFQTGIDLFQSFQDLFEAQVLKTPDQIAVVCNDQSLTYRELNKKANQLASILQSKGVSKESIIGVMVDRSLEMIIGMMGILKAGAAYLPIDPNYPTERIEYMLQDSQAKYLLSKRTKEVLPQFAGEVLYLDKEYLFQGEESNLVREHNPNDLAYVIYTSGSTGNPKGVMIEQKSLVHFLNVMREKVKANQSFLFLASVSFDISLLEICLPLTQGSKVVIATEDQFATKELAHLVKKHKVDLWESTPSRMEVILSDPEGANFLKDLKSILLAGEAFSIDLVEKIRCISEATILNIYGPTETTICATVKDLSTSKEVTIGKPNPNYHSYILNKYGQLKPFGIPGELCIAGVAVARGYLGKNKLTDEKFVPSPFTAGEMMYHTGDLVRWLPNGELEYLGRMDHQVKIRGYRIELREIETQLREYPEINQAIVVDQVYGNRKLLAAYYVSDNKVSFGEIRKYLSDKLPEFMIPEKMIQVEEIPLNPNGKVDRKRLLAITQTDYVSIPYVAPRNEIEQKLVRAWEKVMEIEGIGIHDNFFALKGESIKALQVINLLRKDCLKISTTDFFKHPTIAQLSSCVKLEHKEENLESRPTHVKDLSKPFSLTEVQTAYMLGRNSQFELSGISPQTYFEYETALDINRLSKSFQKVIHRHPMLRAVISPEGKQQILQSIPDYEIEIVSLIDLDDRNQNARLQEERSRMTNHVFPLGQWPLFELKAFLLKEDTYLLCFRYDALLMDGASMNIVGQDLLHYYYKPNQKLESLSFDFQDYMFIYDEMEQSEEYKTAKNYWTSKLTDFPFAPSLLLKKDPAEIATPKFKSLTKILDNEKWTKLRKLAQEKEVTPSALLCTIYGDVLAYWSNQRKLAINLTVFNRYPVHDEVEQIVGDFTSLILLDVDVKPEQTFFTRVKETQSTLLDGLEHRHYDGVNFIRDFTRYHQMTPKAVMPIVFTSMLAGAGAFSWEQLGSLRYIHARTPQVYLDNVVIEKNGELLISWNYVEELFDVDVIEAMFSQFVDLLEQLVKQSDITSLQMKESDQTLIEQYNETTEKIPSTTLYQLFTDQVKRTPYEVAVVFEQEWLTYSELHKRSNQIAHFLKEQGIGLGDKVGLLAKRRVDTIVNMLGILKAGAAYIPIDPDHPLDRQTYILKNSSCKLLLEPSLYEENHLSFYTTEDMPAIAGPEDIAYIIYTSGSTGKPKGVIITHQAVTNTIQDINQKYEVNEDDRIIGISSMCFDLSVYDIFGTLSTGAMLVMIRDPRDMQELIRTVERRGITIWNTVPAIMDLALDQVGSHFEHSSLRLVLHSGDWIPLSLPEKIKRHFPIAEVVSLGGATEASIWSIYYPVKQVESHWNSIPYGMPLANQTYYVLNYEKKMCPVGVIGDLYIGGVGLAKGYLNDEKKTNEAFVSHPDFGLIYKTGDCGKMHSEGYIEFLGRQDYQVKIQGYRVELEEISHCLLTYKQVEHAVVIDQTDENGIKFLVAYVVTEQNISTTELRKHLRDHLPDYMIPSYFVYLDQLPLTPNGKLDRKALPTPEKQKNEVFIAPKTEMEKILTSIWQEVLKIDQVGVNDHFFALGGDSIKAIQVSVRLYRQGFELEPKNLFSFPILRDMVQFVKKLDHFSSSQTNDVNIMNDNKATLLNVKDKQLNQQTLTKIQEKMPDIKIERIYPLASFQEVIYEHATNEPDTNAYFEQTIWALEGELDIKLFIQCFQQLVDRHDSLRTIIVQDEQAKPWQAVLYDVQINSEIKNLIEMTKQEQQEFLKQWMNENLSRGFKNDELMTRLCIFQLGNNEHKVIWSSHHLLCDGWSVSILIDELFQLYETTKAGTTAELPMVKPFETFIDWTLAQDHEKARHFWRDYLSGYNRKISIPKKKVPSKSERLNFTFMDLTLDKDLTNQLQTFVTKNNITMNTALLAVWGILLGKFNGTREVVLPNLVSVRPPEVEGIENMFGLFTNVLPIRLAWTETQSFVDLLQKVQLETLKCNEYAYYSFVDIQKQSELKTELTDHLWVFENYPTNPAIFSSNENRHFAITDYEVVDEPHVKYGIMCFPEEKLTIKFGYDQTVYEAAKIQEILNHMHQLINMILQNPIQAIDDYKL comes from the coding sequence ATGCACATTAAAGATCGAAGTTCGATTCATGAAAATAAAGAAGTAGAAGCGTTTTGGAAGGAGCAATTATCTTCCGAGGTTCTCGATTTTTCTGTATTTAATAGCGATTACCAACTAAATAAAGAAACACCTTGTGAGTACGTTCAAGTCATAGTGAATGCAGAGTTTAGTAAAAGTATACAAAAAATAAGTAAGTCTCAAGATTTATTATTATTTAGCTGGTTTCAAGCCGCTTTAAGGGTTTGTTTGGCACATTATACAGATCAAGAAAGAATTACTATTGGTATTCCTATAATTGAAAAAAATCTTGAACAAAGTGAGAATCTTAATAAATTGATTCCTTTAGGAAGTGAAATCCATCCGCATCACACCTTTAAACAATTAGTAAATGAGATTGAACAAACGACTTTATTCGGGTATGAAAATCAGGAGTATCCACTCTCTGAATTATTAGTTAAACACAATTTAACTCCTTTTCAAATTGTAATCGGGATGGAAGGATTACATAATGAAAATTCGCTAGAAGAATACGCAGAGAATAATTTAGCCCTATGGATACGAAGAAAATGGAATGAAATACATAATGAATTTGAATTTCAAATTTCTTGCAAGTCCCATTCATTCTCTTCTTTGCAACAGTTTGCAAATTCGTATTGTTATGTTTTAAAGCAAGTTTCACAAAAACCGAATTTGGCAGTGAAAGATATTTGTATTATTGCAGAAGAAGAAAAAGAGTTGCTAGAAGGATTGAATACTTTTCAAACGGGCATAGACTTGTTTCAATCATTTCAAGATTTGTTTGAAGCGCAAGTATTAAAAACTCCAGATCAAATTGCTGTTGTTTGTAATGATCAATCTTTGACATATAGAGAATTGAATAAGAAAGCGAATCAATTGGCTTCTATTCTTCAAAGTAAAGGTGTTTCAAAAGAAAGTATTATTGGCGTTATGGTAGATCGGTCATTAGAAATGATTATTGGTATGATGGGGATTTTAAAAGCAGGAGCAGCGTATTTACCAATCGACCCTAACTACCCAACTGAACGAATTGAATATATGTTACAAGATAGTCAAGCAAAATATTTACTTAGTAAGCGAACAAAGGAGGTATTGCCACAATTTGCGGGTGAAGTACTGTATCTTGATAAAGAATATCTTTTCCAAGGTGAAGAAAGTAATTTAGTACGAGAACATAATCCTAATGATTTGGCTTATGTTATTTACACATCAGGATCGACAGGAAATCCAAAAGGGGTAATGATAGAACAAAAATCGCTAGTTCATTTTTTAAATGTAATGAGAGAAAAAGTAAAGGCTAATCAATCATTCTTGTTTCTTGCTAGTGTATCTTTTGATATTTCCTTGTTAGAAATATGTCTTCCTTTAACGCAAGGTTCAAAAGTAGTAATTGCTACAGAGGACCAGTTTGCAACAAAAGAATTGGCTCATTTGGTCAAAAAACATAAGGTGGATTTATGGGAATCAACGCCATCGCGAATGGAAGTGATTTTGAGTGATCCAGAAGGGGCAAATTTTCTAAAAGATTTAAAATCTATTTTATTAGCAGGAGAAGCATTTTCCATTGATTTGGTTGAAAAAATTCGTTGTATCAGTGAAGCAACAATTTTAAATATTTATGGTCCCACAGAAACAACCATTTGCGCAACAGTAAAAGACTTGAGCACTTCCAAAGAAGTTACGATTGGCAAACCTAACCCGAATTATCATTCCTATATATTGAATAAGTATGGCCAATTAAAACCATTTGGAATTCCCGGTGAACTCTGCATTGCTGGCGTAGCGGTAGCACGAGGGTATCTTGGTAAAAATAAACTGACAGATGAAAAGTTTGTACCGAGTCCTTTTACGGCAGGGGAAATGATGTATCATACAGGTGATCTTGTTCGTTGGTTGCCTAATGGAGAACTTGAATATTTAGGTCGAATGGATCATCAAGTGAAAATTCGGGGGTATCGGATTGAATTAAGAGAAATCGAAACTCAATTAAGGGAATATCCAGAAATAAACCAGGCTATCGTTGTTGATCAAGTGTATGGAAATAGGAAATTATTAGCTGCCTACTATGTATCGGATAACAAGGTGTCTTTTGGTGAAATCAGAAAATATTTAAGTGATAAACTACCTGAGTTTATGATTCCTGAAAAAATGATTCAGGTAGAAGAGATTCCATTGAATCCAAATGGAAAAGTGGATAGAAAAAGGTTGTTGGCTATAACACAAACGGATTATGTATCAATTCCATACGTTGCCCCGCGCAATGAAATTGAACAAAAATTAGTGCGTGCATGGGAAAAAGTTATGGAGATTGAGGGAATCGGTATTCATGATAATTTTTTTGCATTAAAAGGAGAATCCATTAAAGCACTTCAGGTAATTAATTTATTAAGAAAAGACTGCTTAAAAATAAGTACAACAGATTTTTTTAAGCACCCTACAATCGCTCAACTGAGTTCTTGTGTAAAGTTAGAGCATAAAGAGGAAAACCTTGAAAGTAGACCAACTCATGTTAAAGATTTGTCTAAGCCATTTTCCTTAACAGAAGTTCAGACAGCGTATATGTTAGGACGGAATTCACAGTTTGAATTAAGTGGTATTTCACCTCAAACATATTTTGAATATGAAACAGCATTGGATATCAATCGTCTTTCAAAAAGTTTTCAAAAGGTAATCCATCGTCATCCAATGTTGCGAGCTGTAATTTCACCAGAGGGAAAACAGCAAATATTACAAAGCATTCCTGATTACGAGATTGAGATAGTGAGTCTCATAGATTTAGATGATAGGAATCAAAATGCTCGCTTACAAGAAGAGCGTTCTCGAATGACTAACCATGTATTCCCTTTGGGGCAATGGCCTTTGTTTGAATTAAAAGCCTTTCTTTTAAAAGAAGACACGTATTTATTATGTTTTCGATACGATGCTTTATTAATGGACGGAGCAAGCATGAACATTGTTGGACAGGATTTGTTGCATTATTATTATAAACCCAATCAAAAATTAGAATCTCTATCTTTTGATTTTCAAGATTACATGTTTATCTATGATGAAATGGAACAAAGCGAAGAATATAAAACAGCAAAAAATTATTGGACAAGTAAGCTTACTGACTTTCCGTTTGCACCTTCTTTGCTGTTAAAAAAGGATCCAGCAGAGATTGCTACTCCTAAATTCAAATCACTTACTAAGATCCTGGACAATGAAAAATGGACAAAGCTACGAAAGTTAGCACAAGAGAAAGAGGTAACTCCTTCCGCTCTACTTTGTACAATATATGGTGATGTGTTGGCATATTGGAGTAATCAACGTAAATTGGCAATTAATTTGACTGTATTTAACCGTTATCCTGTTCATGATGAAGTAGAACAGATTGTGGGAGATTTCACATCGCTTATTTTGTTGGATGTTGATGTAAAACCAGAGCAAACTTTCTTTACTAGAGTAAAAGAAACGCAATCTACTTTATTAGATGGCCTTGAACATCGTCATTACGATGGAGTTAACTTTATTCGAGATTTTACTCGATATCATCAAATGACGCCAAAAGCAGTTATGCCAATCGTTTTCACCTCGATGTTAGCAGGTGCAGGTGCTTTCTCTTGGGAACAACTTGGTTCTCTTCGCTACATTCATGCTCGGACTCCACAAGTGTATTTGGATAATGTAGTAATTGAAAAAAATGGAGAGTTATTAATTAGCTGGAACTATGTTGAAGAGTTGTTTGATGTTGATGTGATAGAAGCAATGTTTTCCCAATTTGTTGACTTATTGGAACAATTGGTGAAACAAAGCGATATAACATCTTTGCAGATGAAAGAATCGGATCAAACTTTAATTGAGCAATACAATGAAACAACAGAAAAAATACCTTCAACTACTCTGTATCAATTATTTACAGACCAAGTAAAACGTACACCGTATGAAGTGGCAGTGGTATTTGAACAAGAATGGTTAACATACTCGGAACTTCATAAACGCTCCAATCAAATTGCCCACTTCTTAAAAGAGCAAGGCATTGGTCTAGGTGACAAAGTGGGTCTTTTAGCAAAAAGGCGAGTTGACACAATTGTTAATATGTTAGGTATTTTAAAAGCAGGTGCCGCTTATATTCCGATTGATCCCGATCATCCTTTAGATCGCCAAACATATATTTTAAAAAATAGCTCATGCAAACTTTTATTAGAACCTAGTCTTTATGAAGAAAATCATTTGTCATTTTATACAACAGAAGATATGCCCGCTATTGCTGGTCCAGAAGATATTGCCTATATTATATACACTTCAGGAAGTACAGGGAAACCAAAAGGAGTAATTATTACTCACCAAGCGGTTACAAATACTATTCAAGACATAAATCAAAAATACGAGGTAAATGAAGATGATCGTATTATTGGTATCTCTTCCATGTGTTTTGACCTATCTGTATACGATATTTTCGGAACGTTAAGCACAGGTGCAATGTTGGTAATGATTCGTGATCCAAGAGACATGCAAGAATTAATCCGTACCGTCGAGCGTAGAGGGATTACAATTTGGAATACAGTGCCTGCAATCATGGATTTGGCATTGGATCAAGTAGGTTCTCATTTTGAACATTCTTCTTTGCGTTTAGTTTTACATAGTGGAGATTGGATTCCACTTTCTTTACCAGAAAAAATAAAACGACATTTTCCGATTGCAGAAGTAGTTTCACTAGGAGGAGCAACAGAAGCATCGATTTGGTCAATTTATTATCCGGTCAAACAGGTGGAATCACATTGGAATAGTATTCCATACGGGATGCCCTTGGCAAACCAAACGTATTATGTGTTGAACTATGAAAAGAAAATGTGCCCTGTTGGTGTAATTGGGGATTTATATATCGGGGGAGTGGGCCTTGCTAAAGGATATTTAAATGATGAAAAGAAAACAAATGAAGCGTTTGTGTCACATCCTGATTTTGGTCTTATATACAAAACAGGAGATTGTGGAAAAATGCATTCTGAGGGATATATTGAATTTTTAGGCCGCCAAGATTACCAAGTGAAAATTCAAGGATATCGAGTAGAGTTAGAAGAAATCTCTCATTGTCTTCTAACTTATAAACAAGTCGAACATGCTGTCGTAATTGATCAAACAGATGAGAACGGAATAAAATTTTTAGTTGCATATGTGGTAACTGAGCAAAATATTAGTACAACAGAACTACGAAAGCATTTGCGAGATCACTTGCCAGATTACATGATTCCTTCTTATTTTGTTTATTTGGACCAATTACCCTTGACTCCAAACGGTAAATTAGATAGAAAAGCGCTCCCTACTCCAGAGAAACAAAAAAATGAAGTATTTATTGCTCCAAAAACTGAAATGGAAAAAATATTAACTAGTATTTGGCAAGAAGTACTCAAAATAGATCAAGTTGGAGTAAATGATCATTTCTTCGCCTTAGGTGGAGATTCGATAAAAGCGATTCAAGTGTCCGTCAGACTGTATCGACAAGGATTTGAGCTTGAACCAAAAAATCTATTTTCATTTCCTATATTAAGGGACATGGTTCAATTTGTTAAAAAGCTAGACCATTTTTCAAGTTCACAAACAAATGATGTAAACATAATGAACGATAATAAAGCTACATTACTAAATGTTAAAGATAAACAACTTAATCAACAAACACTTACCAAAATACAAGAAAAAATGCCGGATATAAAAATAGAACGTATTTACCCGTTAGCATCTTTCCAAGAAGTTATTTATGAACATGCTACGAATGAACCTGATACAAATGCATATTTTGAACAAACAATTTGGGCACTTGAGGGGGAGCTGGATATTAAACTCTTTATTCAGTGTTTCCAACAATTAGTTGATCGTCATGATTCTTTAAGAACAATAATTGTGCAAGATGAACAAGCAAAACCTTGGCAAGCTGTTCTATATGATGTTCAAATAAATTCAGAAATAAAAAACTTGATTGAGATGACGAAACAAGAACAGCAAGAATTCCTAAAACAGTGGATGAATGAAAATTTAAGCCGAGGATTCAAAAATGATGAACTTATGACACGTCTCTGTATATTCCAACTAGGTAATAACGAGCATAAGGTAATTTGGAGTTCCCATCATCTATTATGTGATGGTTGGAGTGTCAGCATTTTGATAGACGAATTATTCCAGCTCTATGAAACAACAAAAGCGGGAACTACGGCGGAGTTACCTATGGTAAAACCTTTTGAAACATTCATAGACTGGACTTTGGCACAAGATCATGAGAAAGCACGTCATTTTTGGAGGGATTATTTATCAGGATACAATCGGAAAATTAGTATTCCTAAAAAGAAAGTCCCATCTAAAAGTGAAAGGTTAAACTTCACTTTTATGGATTTAACATTAGACAAGGATTTGACTAATCAGTTACAGACATTTGTAACTAAAAACAATATAACTATGAATACAGCACTACTAGCTGTATGGGGAATATTACTTGGCAAATTCAACGGAACGAGAGAAGTAGTATTGCCTAATCTAGTATCAGTCAGACCTCCCGAAGTAGAAGGAATTGAAAATATGTTCGGTCTGTTCACAAATGTTTTGCCTATCCGATTAGCATGGACAGAAACGCAATCTTTTGTGGACCTCCTGCAAAAAGTACAACTAGAAACATTGAAATGTAATGAGTATGCATACTATTCATTTGTTGATATACAAAAGCAAAGTGAATTAAAAACTGAGTTGACTGACCATCTTTGGGTTTTTGAAAACTATCCAACTAATCCAGCAATCTTTTCTTCAAATGAAAACAGACATTTTGCCATCACAGATTACGAAGTTGTCGATGAGCCGCATGTAAAGTATGGAATTATGTGCTTCCCTGAAGAGAAACTTACAATAAAGTTTGGATATGATCAAACCGTATATGAAGCGGCGAAAATACAAGAAATATTGAATCACATGCATCAGTTAATCAATATGATTCTTCAAAATCCAATACAGGCAATCGATGATTACAAATTATAA
- a CDS encoding SagB/ThcOx family dehydrogenase gives MSEKIYYWSPIKHWEKLHNEVLIGEMRFTGILSEWFPDFYFMAQKGVKISELVERFSLGNVEETQKTIELMIKNRVLVSNILHPREVFSSQENIFPNPYSDQIRFSKEELDKYMSEQLNRTHVAARSTEIQLETTDELPTLIKERRSCRQFDVEKHISFSQFSQLISTLKQVREEKIYYHYASAGGLYPIDIFVYVKPKRIEGMKAGFYYYNPSKNSLVIINNIDQVIKSDHELINQDLFTQSAFSVYLVYNASASIPKYGSDGYLFACIESGIITATLNMVAETLNLGVCSVGHMKFEEIQQFLCLDNHQVFLHGLEVGLKINE, from the coding sequence ATGAGCGAGAAAATTTATTACTGGTCTCCTATTAAGCATTGGGAGAAGTTGCATAATGAGGTTTTGATAGGAGAAATGAGATTTACAGGTATTCTGTCTGAGTGGTTTCCTGATTTTTATTTTATGGCTCAAAAAGGTGTGAAAATTAGTGAACTAGTAGAACGCTTTTCGTTAGGAAATGTAGAAGAGACACAAAAAACCATAGAGCTTATGATAAAAAATCGTGTGTTAGTAAGTAACATATTACACCCAAGAGAAGTATTTTCTTCACAAGAAAATATTTTTCCAAATCCATATAGCGACCAGATTCGCTTTTCTAAAGAAGAGTTAGATAAGTATATGAGTGAACAATTAAATCGTACGCACGTTGCTGCACGGTCAACCGAAATTCAACTTGAAACAACAGATGAGCTACCCACCTTAATCAAGGAACGTAGGTCTTGTCGTCAATTTGATGTGGAAAAACATATTAGTTTTTCACAATTTTCCCAACTTATATCAACTCTAAAACAGGTTAGGGAAGAAAAAATATACTATCATTACGCAAGTGCAGGCGGGCTCTATCCCATTGATATCTTTGTTTATGTAAAACCAAAACGTATAGAGGGTATGAAAGCTGGATTTTATTATTATAACCCATCAAAAAATAGTCTTGTGATTATAAACAACATTGATCAAGTAATCAAAAGTGATCATGAGTTAATTAATCAGGATTTATTTACTCAATCTGCCTTCTCAGTTTATTTGGTTTATAATGCGAGCGCTTCCATCCCGAAATACGGTTCAGATGGATATTTATTTGCTTGTATTGAGTCAGGCATTATCACTGCTACCTTAAATATGGTTGCTGAGACATTAAATTTAGGGGTTTGTTCAGTTGGTCATATGAAATTTGAAGAGATTCAGCAATTTTTATGTTTGGATAACCATCAAGTGTTTCTCCATGGGCTTGAAGTTGGCTTGAAAATTAACGAGTAG